The Sphingomonas sp. So64.6b genome includes a region encoding these proteins:
- a CDS encoding NADP-dependent malic enzyme, translating into MSEDSNVQFSEREALLFHSEGRPGKIEIIASKPMATQRDLALAYSPGVAVPVRAIYEDPATAYDYTAKGNLVAVISNGTAILGMGNLGALASKPVMEGKAVLFKRFADVDAIDIELKTEDVDRFIDAVELMEPSFGGINLEDIKAPECFIIEQTLRERMNIPVFHDDQHGTAIITAAGLINACLLTGRHMSEVKVVVNGAGAAAIACTELIKAMGVRADNVIMCDRSGVIYQGRTEGMDQWKSAHAANTTTRTLTEALVGADVFLGLSAAGALKPEMVKDMAPRPIIFAMANPDPEITPPEAMAARPDAIVATGRSDYPNQVNNVLGFPFIFRGALDVRATGINDAMKIAAANAIAELARERVPEEVAAAYGVQHSFGPAYIIPAPFDPRLMENVPVAVAKAAMDSGVATKPILDMEAYRQTLRGRLNPTTSVLTLAYEGARAHPKRVLFAEGEEEVVLRAAIAFREGGYGTPVLVGRDDVPERLKALGVQDPESYELHNSRNSPLVPEMVDFLYGRLQRRGYLRRDCERMINQDRNIFGAVLLQLGHADAMITGITRTYAHTMREVRRVIDPEVGRTPFGIHLMVGQSHTVFMADTTINERPSAEELADIAEGTATVARRMGHEPRVAFLSYSTFGNPEGRWLENIRAAVGVLDGRGVSFEYEGDMAPDVALNPKQLANYPFARLSGPANVLIMPGLQSANISAKLLRELGGDAVIGPMLVGMEKSVQIAPMTSTASELVTLAVLAAGGIAR; encoded by the coding sequence ATGTCAGAAGATAGCAACGTCCAGTTTTCCGAGCGCGAGGCGCTGCTGTTCCATTCCGAAGGACGGCCGGGCAAGATCGAGATCATCGCGTCAAAGCCGATGGCGACGCAGCGCGACCTCGCGCTCGCTTATTCGCCTGGCGTCGCGGTGCCGGTGCGCGCGATCTATGAGGATCCCGCGACCGCGTACGACTATACCGCTAAGGGCAATCTCGTCGCGGTCATCTCCAACGGCACCGCGATTCTCGGCATGGGCAATCTCGGCGCGCTCGCCTCGAAGCCGGTGATGGAAGGCAAGGCGGTCCTGTTCAAGCGCTTCGCCGATGTCGACGCGATCGATATCGAGCTGAAGACCGAGGATGTCGACCGCTTCATCGACGCGGTCGAATTGATGGAGCCGAGCTTTGGCGGGATCAACCTTGAGGACATCAAGGCGCCGGAATGCTTCATCATCGAACAGACGCTGCGCGAACGCATGAACATCCCGGTGTTCCATGACGATCAGCACGGCACCGCGATCATCACCGCGGCCGGGCTGATCAACGCCTGCCTGCTCACCGGACGCCACATGAGCGAGGTCAAGGTGGTGGTCAACGGCGCAGGCGCGGCGGCGATCGCCTGTACCGAGCTGATCAAGGCGATGGGCGTGCGCGCCGACAATGTCATCATGTGCGACCGTTCCGGCGTGATCTATCAGGGCCGTACCGAGGGCATGGACCAGTGGAAGTCGGCGCATGCCGCCAACACCACGACGCGCACTTTGACCGAGGCGCTGGTCGGCGCCGACGTGTTCCTCGGCCTGTCGGCGGCGGGTGCACTCAAGCCCGAAATGGTCAAGGACATGGCGCCGCGCCCGATCATCTTCGCGATGGCCAACCCGGATCCGGAGATCACCCCGCCCGAGGCGATGGCCGCGCGGCCCGACGCGATCGTCGCGACCGGGCGGTCGGACTATCCCAACCAGGTCAACAATGTGCTCGGCTTCCCGTTCATCTTCCGCGGTGCGCTCGACGTGCGCGCGACGGGGATCAACGATGCGATGAAGATCGCCGCCGCCAACGCGATCGCCGAACTGGCGCGCGAACGCGTGCCGGAGGAGGTCGCCGCGGCCTATGGCGTGCAGCACAGCTTCGGCCCGGCCTATATCATCCCCGCGCCGTTCGACCCGCGGCTGATGGAGAATGTGCCGGTCGCGGTGGCGAAGGCGGCGATGGATTCGGGCGTCGCGACCAAGCCGATCCTCGACATGGAGGCCTATCGCCAGACGCTGCGCGGGCGATTGAACCCGACCACGTCGGTGCTGACGCTCGCGTATGAAGGCGCGCGCGCGCATCCCAAGCGCGTGCTGTTCGCGGAGGGCGAGGAGGAAGTCGTGCTGCGCGCGGCGATCGCCTTCCGCGAGGGCGGTTACGGCACGCCGGTCCTGGTCGGGCGCGACGATGTGCCGGAACGGCTGAAGGCGCTCGGCGTGCAGGACCCGGAGAGCTACGAACTGCACAACAGCCGCAATTCGCCGCTCGTACCCGAGATGGTCGATTTCCTCTATGGCCGGCTGCAGCGGCGCGGTTATCTGCGCCGCGATTGCGAGCGGATGATCAATCAGGACCGCAACATCTTTGGCGCGGTGCTGCTTCAGCTCGGCCATGCCGATGCGATGATCACCGGCATCACGCGGACCTATGCGCACACCATGCGCGAAGTGCGCCGCGTAATCGATCCGGAGGTCGGGCGCACTCCGTTCGGCATCCATCTGATGGTCGGGCAAAGCCATACCGTGTTCATGGCCGACACCACGATCAACGAACGGCCAAGCGCCGAGGAACTGGCCGACATCGCCGAAGGGACCGCGACGGTCGCGCGGCGCATGGGTCACGAACCGCGCGTCGCGTTCCTCAGCTATTCGACCTTCGGCAATCCCGAGGGGCGCTGGCTGGAGAATATCCGCGCCGCGGTCGGCGTGCTCGACGGGCGGGGTGTCAGCTTCGAATATGAAGGCGACATGGCGCCGGACGTTGCGCTCAACCCGAAACAGCTGGCGAACTATCCCTTCGCGCGGCTCTCCGGCCCGGCCAATGTGCTGATCATGCCGGGGCTGCAAAGCGCCAACATCTCGGCCAAGCTGCTGCGCGAACTGGGCGGCGACGCGGTGATCGGCCCGATGCTGGTCGGCATGGAGAAATCGGTCCAGATCGCGCCGATGACCAGCACGGCAAGCGAACTGGTCACGCTGGCGGTGCTGGCAGCAGGCGGCATCGCGCGCTGA
- a CDS encoding SDR family oxidoreductase, whose protein sequence is MDTTNLFRLDGRVALVTGGSRGIGKMIAAGFIAQGATVYISARKADACFETAKELGEKCIALPQDVSTVAGCKALAAQLAEHSDSLDILVNNAGAAWGEPFEDFPEKGWDKVMDLNVKSPFFLTQALHQALKNAARPDRPSKVINITSIDGQRLNPWETYSYHASKSALIYLTKRMAARLVQDSINVTSIAPGAFASEMNKAARDHGAEIAKGIPAKRIGVAEDMAGAAIYLASRAGDYVIGDTITVDGGLVHAAVGTSIDA, encoded by the coding sequence CGCGTCGCGCTCGTCACCGGCGGCTCGCGTGGCATCGGCAAGATGATCGCGGCGGGTTTCATCGCTCAAGGCGCGACCGTCTATATCTCGGCGCGCAAAGCCGATGCCTGTTTCGAGACCGCCAAGGAACTGGGCGAGAAGTGCATTGCCTTGCCGCAGGACGTGTCGACCGTCGCCGGCTGCAAGGCGCTTGCCGCGCAGCTTGCCGAACATAGCGACAGCCTCGATATCCTGGTCAACAATGCCGGTGCGGCTTGGGGTGAACCGTTCGAGGATTTCCCCGAAAAAGGCTGGGACAAGGTGATGGACCTCAACGTCAAATCGCCCTTCTTCCTGACTCAGGCGCTGCATCAGGCGCTGAAGAACGCCGCCCGCCCCGACCGCCCGTCCAAGGTGATCAACATCACCTCGATCGACGGCCAGCGGCTCAACCCGTGGGAGACATACAGCTATCACGCGTCGAAATCTGCGCTGATCTACCTGACCAAGCGCATGGCCGCGCGACTGGTGCAGGATTCGATCAACGTCACCTCGATCGCGCCGGGCGCCTTTGCCAGCGAGATGAACAAGGCCGCGCGCGACCATGGCGCAGAGATCGCCAAGGGCATCCCGGCGAAGCGCATCGGCGTCGCCGAGGACATGGCCGGCGCCGCCATCTACCTCGCCAGCCGTGCGGGGGATTACGTCATCGGCGACACGATCACCGTCGATGGCGGGCTGGTGCATGCGGCGGTCGGGACAAGCATCGACGCGTGA
- a CDS encoding DUF6438 domain-containing protein: MNLKGFAYASIALLAFQGCSASSQTAPKIGVYGLSSQRISGAESVRAPGVSGFAQVSVLVTVDVDGNVVDAKVVDDRFKGDASAALAAAKEWKFRPQSFDGKPIQALGEITIEFDPPEFSPDASVPFPTAAPGDIEITLERSACFGTCPDYRVTITDDGKVRFSTRTMNFPGTAAEVHRMFNGENVLWAGTHDAEVSPQAVAVLIERFRDAHFMGMKPEYFAGVTDNPTYALTLRVGKTTKRVVDYVGKEAGMPAGVTALENAVDQLAGTDRWVRGNAQTIALLKAQGFDFKSRDAAQLVRSAIQLNNWPPNQAGANELIQAAIANGLDFSTSVNIGVRGRSKETATIGSVIASYAAETGNEALFEDMSRAGQVARMSKKSLDSALLSGMGCSARIAKALVEAGANPKAVGENGNALHALRSSYGRCAYAGSAKRVEMAAALVALGVPLEAKDNIGWTPLMGCDDPAVTRILLNAGANPNAKDGDGTTVVLSVDDDRVVLTLLRAGADPKAKDRDGTLRQQARKRHWPGTLNWLDEHGIQ, translated from the coding sequence ATGAATTTGAAGGGCTTTGCATACGCTTCGATAGCGCTTCTCGCGTTTCAGGGCTGCTCGGCGTCCTCGCAAACCGCACCGAAAATTGGTGTCTATGGCTTGTCGTCTCAACGCATCTCCGGTGCCGAGTCCGTGCGTGCGCCTGGGGTGTCCGGATTTGCCCAAGTTTCAGTTTTGGTGACCGTCGATGTGGACGGGAATGTCGTCGATGCAAAGGTCGTGGACGACAGGTTCAAGGGTGATGCCAGCGCCGCTTTGGCCGCTGCGAAGGAATGGAAGTTCCGGCCGCAATCTTTCGACGGCAAACCGATTCAGGCGCTAGGCGAAATTACGATTGAATTTGATCCCCCGGAATTTTCACCTGACGCGTCCGTGCCGTTCCCGACCGCTGCGCCGGGGGACATTGAAATCACCCTCGAACGAAGCGCTTGTTTCGGGACTTGCCCGGATTACCGGGTGACTATTACGGACGACGGAAAGGTCCGCTTCTCCACCCGCACAATGAATTTTCCCGGCACTGCAGCGGAGGTGCACAGGATGTTCAACGGCGAGAACGTCCTGTGGGCGGGGACGCATGACGCCGAGGTCAGCCCGCAAGCCGTTGCAGTCCTGATTGAGAGATTTCGGGACGCTCACTTCATGGGCATGAAGCCGGAATATTTCGCCGGGGTAACCGACAATCCGACTTATGCTTTGACGCTCCGCGTTGGGAAAACGACCAAGCGCGTGGTCGATTATGTCGGCAAGGAGGCAGGAATGCCTGCTGGCGTCACGGCTCTGGAAAATGCCGTGGATCAACTGGCGGGAACTGATCGATGGGTTCGCGGGAACGCTCAAACGATCGCGTTGCTCAAGGCCCAGGGCTTCGACTTCAAGTCACGAGACGCTGCGCAGCTCGTCCGATCCGCGATCCAGTTGAACAATTGGCCCCCAAACCAGGCTGGTGCCAATGAACTGATCCAGGCAGCAATCGCAAACGGGTTGGATTTTTCAACTTCCGTCAACATAGGGGTTCGCGGGCGGTCGAAAGAAACCGCAACCATCGGCTCCGTGATCGCATCTTATGCGGCAGAAACCGGAAACGAAGCGTTGTTCGAGGACATGTCGCGCGCAGGGCAAGTCGCGCGGATGAGCAAGAAGAGCCTCGATTCGGCATTGCTTAGTGGCATGGGGTGCAGCGCCCGCATTGCCAAAGCTCTCGTTGAAGCCGGAGCAAATCCCAAGGCCGTTGGCGAAAACGGAAATGCGTTGCATGCGCTCCGGAGCAGCTACGGACGTTGTGCCTATGCAGGGAGCGCCAAACGGGTTGAAATGGCCGCAGCGCTTGTCGCTCTCGGTGTTCCGTTGGAGGCCAAAGACAATATTGGTTGGACGCCACTGATGGGTTGCGATGATCCGGCAGTGACGCGGATTCTCCTGAACGCAGGAGCCAACCCCAACGCCAAAGACGGCGACGGGACGACCGTCGTGCTGTCTGTGGATGACGACCGGGTCGTGCTTACCTTGCTTCGTGCGGGTGCCGATCCGAAGGCAAAGGATCGTGACGGTACATTGCGACAACAGGCCCGCAAACGACACTGGCCAGGAACGCTAAACTGGCTCGATGAGCACGGCATCCAGTAG
- a CDS encoding TIGR02281 family clan AA aspartic protease — protein MTDLTPGGMPFYLLIAGVAVLVVLARRIRIVGALLTIGLVGVTLALLIPLATERAKVDPAFERVVKALNLGGSEQQVVGKEMRVPMARDGHFWVKVRIGDAERRMLVDSGATVTAMSQRSAEAAGLELERSVFPVVLQTANGSIPAMTATAPELRIGNIVARDLPIVVSPAFGDMDVLGMNFLSRLKSWRVEGRTLILQPHHPQAVG, from the coding sequence ATGACCGATCTCACGCCGGGCGGCATGCCCTTCTATCTGTTGATTGCCGGTGTCGCGGTGCTGGTCGTGCTGGCGCGCCGGATCCGCATCGTCGGCGCGCTGCTGACGATCGGCCTGGTCGGGGTGACGCTGGCGCTGCTGATCCCGCTGGCGACCGAGCGCGCCAAGGTCGATCCGGCGTTCGAGCGAGTGGTCAAGGCGCTCAACCTCGGCGGTTCGGAGCAGCAGGTGGTCGGCAAGGAGATGCGCGTGCCGATGGCGCGCGATGGGCATTTCTGGGTCAAGGTGCGGATCGGTGATGCCGAACGGCGCATGCTGGTCGACAGCGGCGCGACGGTCACCGCGATGTCGCAGCGAAGCGCCGAGGCGGCCGGGCTCGAGCTGGAGCGGTCGGTCTTTCCGGTCGTGCTGCAGACCGCCAACGGATCGATCCCGGCGATGACCGCGACCGCGCCCGAACTGCGCATCGGCAACATCGTCGCGCGCGACTTGCCGATCGTCGTGTCGCCGGCGTTCGGCGACATGGACGTGCTGGGGATGAATTTCCTGTCGCGGCTGAAGTCGTGGCGGGTCGAAGGCCGCACGCTGATCCTGCAACCGCACCACCCGCAGGCGGTGGGGTAG
- a CDS encoding transposase translates to MARLARIVLPGIPHHVTQRGNRRERVFFEDGDYALYLDLLAEAAERSRVAIWGYCLMPNHVHIIAVPSDEDGLRRTFRYVHRHYTGYINARLRVTGHL, encoded by the coding sequence CGGGTATCCCGCATCACGTGACGCAGCGCGGTAACCGGCGCGAGCGGGTGTTCTTCGAGGATGGCGATTATGCGCTATACCTGGATCTGCTCGCCGAGGCGGCGGAGCGGTCGCGGGTGGCGATCTGGGGTTATTGCTTGATGCCCAACCATGTCCACATCATCGCCGTGCCGAGCGACGAGGACGGGCTGCGCCGGACGTTCCGGTACGTCCATCGCCATTACACCGGCTATATCAACGCGCGCCTGCGAGTGACCGGGCATTTGTGA